Proteins encoded together in one Coffea arabica cultivar ET-39 chromosome 2c, Coffea Arabica ET-39 HiFi, whole genome shotgun sequence window:
- the LOC113726026 gene encoding uncharacterized protein isoform X1, giving the protein MARISRNHRILTWDNREIEYSGDPAIHIPDTVFRFLDEESEGSLVGSFSDNGEYEIQDDDNNEEKDVPANDRDKSFWESQNQLLQGTLCRTSSVESKIRTVTKEAVKEVQQSGNLICNCGRATNADGCKNCLMKEVCRRLQSAGFNSAICKSKWRSSPDIPSGEHTFLDVIDNSSSKKEARVIIELSFRAEFEMARASEEYNQLIKRLPDVFVGKIERLLSLIKILCSAAKRCMKDKKMHLGPWRKHKYMQAKWLKTCERTTSSAPLSTACSSRPARPRASMLTVDLLESMPGLHLTAVEVI; this is encoded by the exons ATGgctagaatttccagaaatcacCGGATTTTGACGTGGGATAATCGGGAAATTGAGTATTCCGGTGACCCCGCGATCCATATACCGGATACAGTTTTCAGATTTCTTGATGAAGAAAGTGAAGGGTCGTTGGTTGGCAGCTTTAGTGACAATGGTGAATATGAAATCCAGGACGACGATAATAACGAAGAGAAAGACGTTCCAGCGAATGATCGAGATAAAAGTTTTTGGGAATCACAAAATCAGCTGTTGCAA GGTACATTATGCAGAACAAGTTCTGTAGAATCAAAAATCAGAACTGTCACAAAAGAAGCAGTAAAAGAAGTACAACAGTCGGGGAATCTGATCTGTAATTGCGGAAGAGCAACTAATGCTGACGGTTGCAAAAATTGTCTGATGAAAGAGGTCTGCAGACGTCTTCAAAGTGCAGGTTTTAATAGTGCAATTTGCAAGTCTAAGTGGAGGAGCTCACCAGATATTCCATCAG GTGAACATACCTTTCTGGATGTAATAGACAACTCAAGTTCCAAAAAAGAAGCGAGGGTGATCATAGAATTGAGTTTTCGAGCCGAATTTGAGATGGCAAGAGCAAGTGAAGAATATAACCAGCTTATCAAGAGGCTTCCCGACGTATTTGTAGGTAAAATTGAAAGATTGTTGTCTTTAATCAAGATTTTGTGCTCGGCAGCTAAAAGGTGCATGAAGGACAAGAAAATGCACTTGGGGCCATGGAGAAAACACAAATACATGCAAGCTAAATGGCTGAAAACTTGTGAACGTACAACATCTTCTGCACCCTTATCGACAGCATGCTCTAGCCGACCAGCTCGGCCGAGGGCTTCCATGCTTACAGTAGATTTGTTGGAGAGCATGCCCGGTTTACATCTTACAGCAGTTGAAGTCATATAG
- the LOC113726026 gene encoding uncharacterized protein isoform X2: MARISRNHRILTWDNREIEYSGDPAIHIPDTVFRFLDEESEGSLVGSFSDNGEYEIQDDDNNEEKDVPANDRDKSFWESQNQLLQGTLCRTSSVESKIRTVTKEAVKEVQQSGNLICNCGRATNADGCKNCLMKEVCRRLQSAGFNSAICKSKWRSSPDIPSALTLFCR; this comes from the exons ATGgctagaatttccagaaatcacCGGATTTTGACGTGGGATAATCGGGAAATTGAGTATTCCGGTGACCCCGCGATCCATATACCGGATACAGTTTTCAGATTTCTTGATGAAGAAAGTGAAGGGTCGTTGGTTGGCAGCTTTAGTGACAATGGTGAATATGAAATCCAGGACGACGATAATAACGAAGAGAAAGACGTTCCAGCGAATGATCGAGATAAAAGTTTTTGGGAATCACAAAATCAGCTGTTGCAA GGTACATTATGCAGAACAAGTTCTGTAGAATCAAAAATCAGAACTGTCACAAAAGAAGCAGTAAAAGAAGTACAACAGTCGGGGAATCTGATCTGTAATTGCGGAAGAGCAACTAATGCTGACGGTTGCAAAAATTGTCTGATGAAAGAGGTCTGCAGACGTCTTCAAAGTGCAGGTTTTAATAGTGCAATTTGCAAGTCTAAGTGGAGGAGCTCACCAGATATTCCATCAG CACTTACGCTGTTTTGCAGGTGA